The window ACAGGTTAATTCGTATCGTATCCCCTCCACAAtcgtcattaaaaatattggacGATATGACGTAATGAAACATCTACATGAAActttattaagaaataatacACGTGTGTAGGGAACATGTGCAAAAATGAAATACATTATTGTAGTAATAAAAAGATCTACTTAAAACTAAAAGatacattatgtagtattattgaATGATCAATTATATGATGTTGATATGTTGTTAAAGTTAAGCTATGATAATAATgaacatattaaataatttattctaaaaataaTGCCTTGATATAGAAATTGTTCTTGTAGATATGAGGTTGACAAGATTGTCCGTAGGAAATACCAGCGCATAGACAATCTgagaaatataaagtttatggaGAGAAATGACTTTTCAAGGTAACCTTCACAGTTAAGAATAATTGCAAGATCAGCTGATTCTTACGACATTTACTGCTCGGAAGCATATGtatgttaaataataattctacaTTTGTGTTTTTCATTCTACGAAATAGAGAttgaaatatagtatataaatttattgatagACATTAACAATTTCATCATGTTAAAGAAAATGCGTCCtatcgaatatataatatataaatataaatttcttagaTTTAAAATTACACGTGCTTATTATAGAGTGTGAACCCTTATCAGTAGCATACTACTGCCACTCCGTGGCCAAATGTTAAAATAGGAAGCCCGctgaaaaaaaattcaaattaatcgtAGACTTAAATTGACGAGAAAATATGAAACGTGAAAAATTTGTAATgcagtaaaacaataaaaattgacTATGTatctttttacataaaaaatgttggaagatgctttatataatcaatataagtagatatgttataaaataatatatcctACTTATATACttgtttcaaaaatttgtttacacAATATTAATTCACaaaatgtttacaaaatatttaagatgATAGAAAACTATCTTATTCACAAACTTACCTTCAAAACACCAATTAAAAGATTCAGGAAATTTTTGTACAGCTTTTTATCATTAGTTAGTATGTTATTTTATGTAGAATTTTGTACTACTTTTGTAACGTTCACGATACATGGTGGCGTGaattgtacataacgtataGTATTCTTTACATTCATGTACGTTGAAGATATGGTAACGACAATACCAAAAATTATGATTAAATAACCAAACCAATTGCACCATTTTCCATGATTGTAACAAATTACTAATTTGGAAACCAATTCTTTAGGAGCTGCGATTCTTCTATAAACACTGTAAGGTTGACTGGCGTTTACGAATACTGGTGCACCATCATGAATTACTTTTgtcattaaaaatttctcatTGGTTTCTCCAGAAGGTATAGCATCATTGTCATAATCCATAATTTCATCAGAGTCATCTTCCAACCCATCATAATAAACGTATGAATATCGATGATATTCAGCGTTAGGTACACTCAGAACGCCATAATAAGTCGACCTTGAATGAATTCTTGAGTCAGTTGACATGCCTTCACTGTTTTGACATCTCTCAGTTGCAGAGTACACTTCAGGAGTTAAAGGTCGCATGGACTTTGCTTTCAAGGAAATTGCTTTTGAATATACCAAAGGTGGTAATACAAACACTAATGGGCCAGTCAAGGATCCCCCAATCAGTGCCATCACAATATCAAATCTAGGCACAGATTCTCCTACAGCTACTCCAAGAAAGACAATAGCTGATCTTATGGCACATCTTTTCCATCCAAAATCTGTGACAAAagtatatatcttgtaaaatcaGTTCTTGACACcttgaaaaattgttattattgtatattagaatttcttactttttttaatattacattgTTCTTCTACATCTTGGAACAGAGCTGAATGACCAAGAGCACTAGAAAGACATAGCTGAAGAGCTGCAAAAAGAACAGCAGCACTCACTGTGAAGTTTCCTGGAATTACTTGCAGAACATTAGCTGTTGTACTACCTCCATACTTCCAAACGGTTAAAATTGTAGTAACAATAAATAATGAACTGCTGACTGTAACGAATAATCAGTGTAGTCAtcataatatatagaataatagttcaattatattaatgattTACCTAAGAAGGAAATTACGACTGCCTTATTGATGTCTTGAGGACGATGCATATCCACTTGTACAGTCATCAATGTTGGATGTACATCAAATTGAAAGGCTAACATTCCATaactgaaaaattatttaataataaacgtTAAATATGTGAAATGAAATAGCTAATAAGTAAACTTGCCCAGAAATAAACTTCTCCCA is drawn from Bombus terrestris chromosome 12, iyBomTerr1.2, whole genome shotgun sequence and contains these coding sequences:
- the LOC100643459 gene encoding amino acid transporter AVT1B; the protein is MLRPSTVLVTAKRKTSSRYICIDVGQCESFLIMNREKQPLLFKDANSDLSLLFATLCVIDIFGVFPIIALPRSIVQCGLYGIPLVFIVLVLQIYTAVLLGKTWIIVSTLDPQILRKNRNPLAAVTELTLGPRARTLVTIILDFTVFGCSIPNLLVASQNLQIFGLKISGQRFDLSFCYWLLIVGVLLCPIMWLGSPRDMKILATFSCTMVLLTALLIWWSIVTDDRELDIIPVATSPSWEKFISGYGMLAFQFDVHPTLMTVQVDMHRPQDINKAVVISFLVSSSLFIVTTILTVWKYGGSTTANVLQVIPGNFTVSAAVLFAALQLCLSSALGHSALFQDVEEQCNIKKNFGWKRCAIRSAIVFLGVAVGESVPRFDIVMALIGGSLTGPLVFVLPPLVYSKAISLKAKSMRPLTPEVYSATERCQNSEGMSTDSRIHSRSTYYGVLSVPNAEYHRYSYVYYDGLEDDSDEIMDYDNDAIPSGETNEKFLMTKVIHDGAPVFVNASQPYSVYRRIAAPKELVSKLVICYNHGKWCNWFGYLIIIFGIVVTISSTYMNVKNTIRYVQFTPPCIVNVTKVVQNST